In Fulvia fulva chromosome 10, complete sequence, a single window of DNA contains:
- a CDS encoding Mannan endo-1,6-alpha-mannosidase DFG5: MQMSIESNDRSIRWRCRPVVVPLVVAVVLASLTMMYSKAYFQGSLALAGLLSLSDCSPLSQLFSRDVTTANTEAAFKTLQQWYNQSTGLWIPSTGWWNSANCITVIADLVAVDGNVRGKATDIFANTYTNAQKYSLQMTKVQGVQGTSQWDAFLPRCYYQDYGPQVPPGNAQSLRAQVTGGFLNDYYDDEGWWALGWIAAYDVTGNQRYLSQAETIFNDMKAVFGKTNCSTINGNTGGIWWDKPHSYVNAIANELFLDVAAHLANRVKGSKTTYVNIAKQQWAWFQASGMMNAQHTINDGLDQKTCKNNDGTVWSYNQGVILGGLTELSRATGDNSYITTAQQIADAAIAALARSGILTDPCEPDCGADGAQFKGVFARNLQILQKAKPQKKYADFLDRNAASIWQNDRNQRNELSVKWAGPFIQPANASTQSSALDAIVAALAT; the protein is encoded by the exons ATGCAGATGTCGATCGAAAGCAACGACCGCAGCATAAGATGGCGCTGTCGGCCTGTTGTTGTTCCTTTGGTTGTTGCTGTGGTCTTAGCATCTTTGACCATGATGTATAGCAAAGCTTACTTTCAAGGATCTCTCGCATTAGCTGGGCTTCTGAGCCTTTCAGACTGCTCCCCTCTATCGCAGCTCTTCTCCCGAGACGTAACGACAGCTAATACTGAAGCTGCGTTCAAGACTCTGCAGCAATGGTACAACCAATCGACAGGCCTCTGGATCCCGAGCACCGGGTGGTGGAATAGTGCAAACTGCATCACAGTGATCGCGGACCTTGTGGCGGTCGATGGGAACGTCAGGGGAAAGGCTACTGATATCTTTGCAAATACGTATACCAATGCACAGAAGTACAGTCTGCAGATGACGAAAGTGCAAGGAGTGCAGGGCACTTCGCAGTGGGATGCGTTTTTGCCGAGATGTTATTATCAGGACTATGGTCCTCAGGTTCCACCGGGTAATGCGCAAAGTCTGAGGGCTCAAGTCACAGGCGGCTTTCTGAATGA CTACTATGACGATGAGGGATGGTGGGCACTTGGCTGGATTGCGGCATACGATGTGACCGGCAATCAGAGATATCTTTCACAAGCCGAGACGATTTTCAACGATATGAAGGCAGTCTTCGGCAAGACGAACTGCAGCACGATTAATGGCAATACTGGAGGCATCTGGTGGGATAAGCCGCATTCATATGTCAATGCCATCGCCAACGAGCTGTTTCTGGACGTCGCCGCCCACCTTGCTAATCGTGTCAAGGGCAGCAAGACGACGTATGTCAACATCGCTAAACAGCAATGGGCGTGGTTTCAAGCATCTGGCATGATGAATGCTCAACACACCATTAACGACGGCCTCGATCAGAAGACGTGCAAGAACAACGACGGCACGGTGTGGTCCTATAACCAGGGCGTAATCCTCGGCGGCCTGACAGAACTGAGCAGAGCCACTGGCGACAATTCATACATCACCACCGCCCAGCAGATCGCCGACGCTGCCATCGCTGCTCTGGCACGCTCTGGCATCCTCACAGATCCCTGCGAACCAGACTGCGGAGCAGATGGTGCGCAATTCAAGGGCGTCTTTGCGAGGAATCTTCAGATCCTGCAGAAAGCCAAGCCGCAGAAGAAGTATGCGGATTTCTTGGACAGGAATGCGGCGAGTATCTGGCAGAATGATAGGAATCAGAGGAATGAGTTGAGTGTCAAGTGGGCGGGACCTTTTATTCAGCCGGCGAATGCGAGTACGCAGAGTTCGGCGTTGGATGCGATTGTTGCTGCTTTGGCGACGTAG
- a CDS encoding FAD-containing monooxygenase EthA — protein sequence MAWQPMEKGEDNFDVVIVGAGISGINFGYRLQERCPNLSYTILEGRHELGGTWSLFKYPGIRSDSDLFTFGFSWRPWSEKTSIAQGDLIKQYLKDSAAQEGIDKHITFNTKVNSTNYNSTEKTWTLQTTQNGSEKRSFKCRFMLMCTGYYDYETPLAASIPGLDNFQGEVIHPQFWPEALDYSGKEVVIIGSGATAITVLPVMAETAKKVTMLQRSPSYIMAVPQEDAFEKVVRKVFWWFPAAQHAIIRIKWIMMPLLLTSYSAKYPKKMQQLMYKLTQKQLPGSIPRDPHFTPKYYPWEQRMCMCPDGDFYKALHKGVATIETGVIKEVTTNAIKLESGTELNPDIIVTATGLKLQFAGGMNVSIDNKPYDCSEKFVWKGVMLEDMPNAAFVVGYVDASWTLGADATAQTITRMINQMKREAVVEVTPHRSAEEVKNMQEKSLLRLNSTYVTKGKSVLPKGGDRGQWMPRASYIRDIMTAWYGDIKTGTTWVRGVSESRFVEY from the coding sequence ATGGCGTGGCAACCAATGGAGAAGGGCGAGGACAACTTCGACGTCGTCATCGTCGGCGCCGGAATATCAGGCATCAACTTCGGGTACCGTCTCCAGGAGCGATGTCCTAACCTGTCCTACACCATCCTCGAAGGCCGCCACGAGCTGGGCGGTACGTGGAGTCTGTTCAAGTACCCCGGCATCCGATCCGATTCAGATCTCTTCACCTTCGGCTTCTCGTGGCGACCATGGAGCGAGAAGACGTCGATCGCGCAGGGCGACTTGATCAAGCAGTACTTGAAGGACTCGGCGGCGCAAGAGGGCATTGACAAGCACATCACATTCAACACGAAGGTGAACAGCACCAACTACAACTCCACGGAGAAGACATGGACGCTGCAGACTACACAGAATGGCTCAGAGAAGAGATCGTTCAAGTGCCGATTCATGCTCATGTGCACTGGCTACTACGACTACGAGACGCCCCTCGCAGCCTCTATCCCCGGCCTTGACAACTTCCAAGGCGAGGTCATCCACCCCCAATTCTGGCCCGAGGCCCTCGACTACAGCGGCAAGGAAGTCGTCATCATCGGCTCAGGCGCAACCGCAATCACAGTCCTCCCCGTAATGGCCGAGACAGCCAAGAAAGTCACCATGCTGCAACGCTCACCCAGCTACATCATGGCCGTCCCCCAAGAAGACGCCTTCGAGAAAGTCGTCCGCAAAGTCTTCTGGTGGTTCCCAGCAGCCCAACACGCCATCATCCGCATCAAGTGGATCATGATGCCCCTCCTCCTGACCTCCTACTCCGCCAAATACCCCAAGAAAATGCAGCAACTAATGTACAAACTCACCCAAAAGCAACTCCCCGGCTCAATACCTCGCGATCCCCACTTTACCCCGAAATACTACCCCTGGGAGCAGCGCATGTGCATGTGCCCCGACGGCGACTTCTACAAAGCTCTCCACAAGGGCGTAGCCACCATCGAGACCGGCGTAATCAAAGAAGTCACAACCAACGCCATCAAGCTCGAAAGCGGCACCGAACTCAACCCGGACATCATCGTCACCGCAACCGGCCTCAAGCTCCAATTCGCCGGCGGCATGAACGTCTCCATCGACAACAAGCCCTACGACTGCAGCGAGAAATTCGTCTGGAAAGGCGTCATGCTCGAGGACATGCCCAACGCCGCCTTCGTGGTAGGCTACGTCGACGCATCCTGGACTCTCGGCGCCGACGCTACGGCCCAGACTATCACGCGCATGATCAACCAGATGAAGCGCGAGGCTGTCGTGGAGGTTACGCCGCATAGGTCCGCGGAGGAGGTTAAGAATATGCAGGAGAAGAGCTTGTTGAGGTTGAACAGCACGTATGTGACGAAGGGCAAGAGCGTGCTGCCGAAGGGAGGGGATCGGGGACAGTGGATGCCGAGGGCGAGTTATATTAGGGATATTATGACGGCGTGGTATGGGGATATTAAGACGGGGACGACTTGGGTGAGGGGTGTATCAGAATCTCGTTTCGTTGAGTACTGA
- a CDS encoding Cytochrome P450 monooxygenase orf4, whose product MSPEAGAMLDFWQEQDDRIAKVLEAHDKGEKLGENMFAALLEQDPQRHDITQGRLECEAKSVVGAGGETVARALSAATFHILDQPDVRQRLMAELHQAIPDQSNMPNLDHLSRLPYLTACIEESLRLTYGVTERRARAYDSFPLTYDSFTIRPGTFVSMDTWDVAHDETIFPASHRFVPERWLDNPKAPDGRSLSSYMVSFGKGTRKCVGLQLAYAELYLALASFFRSEVGGRARLWGTDRRDVEMVRCCVVPRARKGSEGVRVVFEEG is encoded by the exons ATGTCACCCGAGGCGGGAGCTATGCTGGACTTTTGGCAG GAGCAAGATGACCGAATTGCCAAAGTCTTGGAGGCCCACGACAAAGGTGAGAAACTTGGCGAGAACATGTTCGCTGCACTCCTCGAACAGGACCCACAGCGCCACGACATCACTCAAGGTCGTCTCGAGTGTGAAGCAAAATCTGTGGTTGGAGCTGGAGGCGAGACAGTAGCTCGAGCACTTTCAGCCGCTACATTCCATATCCTGGACCAGCCGGATGTCAGACAACGCCTAATGGCCGAACTACACCAAGCCATTCCTGACCAAAGCAACATGCCAAACCTC GACCACCTCTCCCGCCTCCCCTACCTCACAGCCTGCATCGAAGAATCCCTCCGCCTAACCTACGGCGTAACCGAACGCCGCGCCCGCGCCTACGACTCCTTCCCCCTAACCTACGACTCCTTCACCATCCGCCCCGGCACCTTCGTCAGCATGGACACCTGGGACGTCGCCCACGACGAAACCATATTCCCCGCCTCACACCGCTTCGTGCCTGAGCGCTGGCTCGACAACCCCAAGGCCCCCGATGGGAGGTCGTTGAGCAGCTATATGGTCTCTTTCGGCAAGGGGACGAGGAAGTGTGTTGGGTTGCAGCTGGCTTATGCGGAATTGTATCTGGCGCTGGCGAGCTTCTTTCGCTCGGAGGTGGGAGGGAGGGCAAGGTTGTGGGGGACGGATAGGAGGGATGTGGAGATGGTGAGGTGTTGTGTTGTGCCTAGGGCGAGGAAGGGGAGTGAGGGGGTTAGGGTTGTGTTTGAGGAGGGG
- a CDS encoding Cytochrome P450 monooxygenase orf4, producing the protein MEGTPRMLLGTLLAFVLYRLWVIIYRLYCHPLAKFPGPKLTAATYLVSAYYELFHEGGGQFQQAYRQWHDQYGPIIRIDPDQLHIRDSSCYDTIFSSTRPARKIKNFGVRLNNELAAFGAEDPATHRTRRPGLNIFFSRRKVAEHGAQIQALMDRLLSRVRVEYYATGQPLNIRKMWECFASDNIMNFAFNQQSGFIETPGFKSTINEAMFNITEQLHWF; encoded by the exons ATGGAAGGTACGCCTCGTATGCTCTTAGGCACGCTTTTGGCGTTTGTGCTGTACCGGCTATGGGTCATAATCTACCGACTGTACTGTCACCCACTTGCCAAGTTTCCTGGCCCGAAGCTCACAGCTGCAACATACCTGGTCTCTGCGTACTACGAGCTGTTTCATGAGGGAGGAGGTCAGTTTCAGCAAGCTTACCGCCAGTGGCATGATCA ATATGGCCCAATCATAAGAATCGACCCAGACCAGCTTCACATACGGGACTCTTCCTGCTACGACACAATCTTCTCATCCACACGCCCAGCTCGCAAGATCAAGAACTTTGGCGTCCGCCTAAACAACGAGCTTGCAGCGTTTGGCGCTGAAGACCCTGCTACACACCGCACTAGGCGTCCTGGTCTCAACATCTTCTTCTCACGCCGAAAGGTCGCAGAGCATGGAGCTCAGATCCAGGCCTTGATGGACCGGCTACTCTCTCGTGTGCGCGTAGAGTACTATGCGACTGGTCAGCCTCTTAATATCAGGAAGATGTGGGAGTGCTTTGCGTCCGATAACATCATGAACTTCGCCTTCAACCAGCAGAGCGGTTTCATCGAAACGCCAGGCTTTAAGTCTACTATCAATGAAGCTATGTTCAACATTACCGAGCAGCTTCATTGGTTCTAG
- a CDS encoding Indoleamine 2,3-dioxygenase produces MSTGQANHEGTPRDMVIFGFEEAGMHSGHGIHIHEIPQIELAFFSLPKATQYHSPEQHFVLHVTRDPCQDSFLFLTFFASHSSTMSPFLSSNLGHEDEPRQTDTKAVFPHIDAEPAVLPSSLDPFTITTSNGFMPLQTPTTDLPDAFKPLLDLADEMPIVKEDGQPGLLAKYELGAAIDEKKLLPDLTNEIDSLVTADGQPDLVAVTAAFRDYSFLASAYLLEPCWERWSKGLEGYGLGREVLPACLAGPLWKTAKMLEIPPFMAYAAGYALYNWRFADPSVGYDEYYNLRLIRAFEKGLDPYSSEAGFILTHVDIVRHTGGLIEGAVKTMDAVAADDGSANVADSLEVLLNTMHDIEESMEKMWAHSKPKDYISYRTFIFGITNQSMFPNGVIYGGINDNKPQYFRGESGANDSIIPLLDHLLEIPMPQNPLTEILKDFRNYRPKPHREFLAYVRERAEQIGVKQYCRKNLDTKVKYLRLLEHVRSFRWRHWLFAREYIIRRSIHPTATGGSPIVTWLPNQLFAVMELMREVWESITVEERDAQGKTVNEMMENVYDSYDKLQKEVQRWCKERDPKASQAEAEALRRLEA; encoded by the exons ATGAGTACCGGCCAGGCGAATCACGAAGGGACACCTCGTGATATGGTAATTTTCGGCTTTGAAGAGGCCGGTATGCATTCCGGCCATGGCATACATATCCACGAGATTCCCCAGATTGAACTTGCTTTCTTTTCCTTACCAAAAGCCACTCAGTACCATTCTCCTGAGCAGCACTTTGTCTTGCACGTGACTCGTGACCCGTGCCAAGACTCCTTCCTCTTTTTAACATTCTTTGCATCACACTCTTCCACCATGTCACCTTTCCTAAGCAGCAACCTCGGCCACGAGGATGAGCCTAGACAGACCGACACCAAGGCTGTCTTCCCTCACATTGATGCTGAACCTGCTGTCCTGCCCTCATCCCTAGATCCATTCACCATCACAACATCAAATGGTTTCATGCCACTGCAGACACCAACAACCGATCTGCCTGATGCGTTCAAGCCTTTACTGGACCTGGCGGATGAGATGCCGATCGTGAAGGAAGATGGCCAGCCAGGTCTCTTGGCCAAATACGAGCTTGGCGCAGCCATCGACGAGAAGAAGCTTCTGCCCGACCTCACCAACGAGATCGACAGCCTTGTCACCGCTGACGGCCAGCCTGATTTGGTTGCAGTCACTGCTGCATTCCGTGACTATTCCTTCCTTGCTTCAGCCTATCTCCTGGAGCCATGCTGGGAGCGTTGGAGCAAAGGCTTGGAGGGTTATGGTCTTGGTCGTGAAGTGTTGCCTGCTTGCCTTGCAGGTCCTCTTTGGAAGACCGCGAAAAT GCTCGAGATTCCGCCCTTCATGGCATACGCTGCTGGCTATGCACTGTACAACTGGCGCTTCGCAGATCCGAGTGTTGGCTACGATGAGTATTACAACCTTCGTCTCATCCGTGCCTTCGAGAAAGGCCTGGATCCGTACTCGTCGGAGGCCGGCTTCATCCTCACCCACGTGGACATCGTAAGGCACACTGGAGGTCTCATTGAGGGTGCCGTCAAGACGATGGATGCTGTTGCCGCGGATGACGGCAGCGCTAATGTTGCCGATTCTTTGGAGGTGCTCTTAAACACTATGCATGATATCGAAGAGTCCATGGAGAAGATGTGGGCTCACAGCAAACCTAAGGACTATATCAGCTACCGGACTTTCATCTTCGGCATTACCAACCAATCCATGTTCCCTAACGGTGTCATCTATGGAGGCATCAACGACAACAAGCCTCAATACTTTCGTGGAGAATCTGGCGCCAACGACAGCATCATACCACTGCTCGACCACCTCCTTGAGATCCCAATGCCGCAAAATCCACTCACGGAGATCCTCAAGGACTTCCGCAACTATCGACCAAAGCCACACCGCGAGTTCCTAGCCTACGTCCGCGAGCGCGCAGAGCAAATCGGCGTGAAGCAATACTGCCGGAAGAATCTCGACACCAAAGTCAAGTATTTGCGTCTCCTCGAGCACGTGCGAAGCTTCCGATGGCGACACTGGCTTTTCGCCCGCGAGTACATCATCCGTCGAAGCATTCATCCCACGGCGACAGGAGGGAGTCCTATTGTGACGTGGCTGCCGAACCAGCTGTTTGCTGTCATGGAGCTGATGCGGGAGGTTTGGGAGAGCATTACTGTGGAGGAGCGGGATGCGCAGGGGAAGACGGTCAATGAGATGATGGAGAATGTTTATGATTCGTATGACAAACTGCAGAAAGAGGTGCAGCGGTGGTGCAAGGAGAGAGATCCGAAGGCATCGCAGGCTGAGGCTGAGGCTCTGCGCCGACTGGAGGCGTGA